A portion of the Mycobacterium paraseoulense genome contains these proteins:
- a CDS encoding pirin family protein — protein sequence MPAITANTLTLPRIGAAVPADTERPVRSITTGPRGYEGEGFPVVRAFAGVGAAALDPFVHMDQMGKVEYQPGEPRGTDWHPHRGFETVTYMIDGKFAHQDSHGGGGLITDGATQWMTAGSGILHIETPPAELVDSGGLFHGIQLWVNLPKKDKFAPPRYQAIEGGDAKLIASDDGGALVRIIAGEVDGHRGPGVTHTPITLAHATIEKGARLNLPWRRDFNALVYVLSGSGYVGPVAHPIREGQLGVLGPGDRITVGADRAQESARTAAMDVLLLGGQPIREPVFHYGPFVMNSRAELVEAVQDYQAGKFGSIPPNALMPHHGGGTL from the coding sequence ATGCCCGCCATCACCGCCAACACGCTGACGCTGCCGCGCATCGGCGCGGCAGTCCCCGCCGACACCGAGCGCCCCGTCCGGTCGATCACCACCGGGCCGCGCGGCTACGAGGGGGAGGGCTTTCCCGTCGTCCGTGCGTTCGCCGGGGTCGGCGCTGCCGCCCTGGACCCCTTTGTGCACATGGACCAGATGGGCAAGGTGGAATACCAGCCGGGCGAGCCGAGGGGCACCGACTGGCACCCACACCGCGGGTTCGAGACGGTCACGTACATGATCGACGGCAAGTTCGCCCACCAGGACTCCCACGGCGGCGGCGGACTGATCACCGACGGCGCCACGCAGTGGATGACCGCGGGCTCGGGCATCCTGCACATCGAGACGCCGCCCGCCGAACTCGTCGACAGCGGCGGCCTCTTTCACGGCATCCAGCTGTGGGTGAACCTGCCGAAGAAGGACAAGTTCGCGCCGCCGAGGTACCAGGCCATCGAGGGTGGCGACGCAAAGTTGATCGCATCCGATGACGGCGGGGCGCTGGTCCGCATCATCGCCGGCGAGGTGGACGGCCACCGGGGGCCCGGCGTCACCCACACGCCGATCACCCTCGCGCACGCCACGATCGAAAAGGGCGCCCGCCTCAACCTTCCGTGGCGGCGTGATTTCAATGCGCTGGTGTATGTGTTGTCCGGCAGCGGATATGTCGGTCCGGTCGCGCACCCGATTCGCGAGGGTCAATTGGGGGTGCTGGGACCCGGAGATCGGATCACCGTCGGGGCCGACCGGGCGCAGGAATCGGCGCGCACAGCGGCGATGGATGTGCTGCTTCTGGGCGGCCAACCCATTCGCGAACCCGTATTCCACTACGGGCCTTTCGTGATGAACTCACGGGCCGAATTGGTCGAGGCGGTGCAGGACTACCAGGCCGGGAAGTTCGGCAGCATTCCGCCGAATGCGCTGATGCCGCACCATGGCGGTGGCACACTTTAA
- a CDS encoding DNA-3-methyladenine glycosylase family protein, translating to MEIARTVTFPGAVSFGHTLAPLRRGFGDPCFHASGDGAIWRTSLLPTGPVTARITRATANAARCVAWGSGAPEFVERLPALLGSEDDASDFVPRDPIVADARRRVPHLRLGRTGLVLEALIPAIIEQRVPGADAFRSWRLLVSKYGSPAPGPAPARMRVPPPAEVWRYIPSWEFHRANVDPRRAQTLVACARRAASLERLAARPAAQARKALTSLPGVGEWTAAETAQRAFGDADALSVGDYHVPKMIGWTLVGRPVDDAGMLELLEPMRPHRHRVVRLLEASGLAYEPRRGPRLPVQHIGEL from the coding sequence GTGGAAATCGCGCGCACGGTCACGTTCCCCGGGGCGGTCAGCTTCGGGCACACGTTGGCGCCGCTTCGCCGCGGTTTCGGGGATCCCTGTTTTCACGCGTCCGGTGACGGTGCGATCTGGCGGACCAGCCTGTTGCCCACCGGGCCGGTCACCGCCCGGATCACGCGCGCGACCGCCAACGCCGCCCGCTGCGTGGCATGGGGCAGCGGGGCGCCCGAGTTCGTCGAACGGCTGCCCGCGCTGCTGGGCTCCGAGGACGACGCGTCGGATTTCGTGCCCAGGGACCCGATCGTCGCCGATGCGCGTCGCCGCGTTCCGCACTTGCGCCTGGGCCGCACCGGGCTGGTGCTTGAGGCTCTGATCCCGGCGATCATCGAGCAGCGGGTGCCGGGTGCCGACGCGTTTCGGTCGTGGCGCCTGCTGGTGTCCAAGTACGGCTCGCCGGCGCCGGGACCGGCGCCGGCGCGGATGCGGGTGCCGCCGCCGGCCGAAGTGTGGCGATACATACCGTCGTGGGAATTCCACCGCGCCAACGTCGACCCGAGGCGCGCGCAGACCCTGGTGGCGTGCGCGCGGCGGGCCGCCTCGCTGGAACGGCTGGCAGCCCGTCCGGCCGCGCAGGCCCGCAAGGCGTTGACCTCGCTGCCGGGTGTGGGGGAATGGACCGCCGCCGAAACCGCGCAACGGGCGTTCGGGGACGCCGACGCGCTGTCGGTCGGCGACTACCACGTCCCGAAGATGATCGGCTGGACGCTGGTGGGCCGCCCGGTCGACGACGCCGGCATGCTTGAACTGCTCGAGCCGATGCGACCACACCGGCACCGGGTGGTCCGGTTGCTCGAGGCCAGCGGGCTGGCCTACGAGCCGCGGCGTGGCCCGCGACTGCCGGTGCAGCACATCGGCGAGCTCTAA
- the dps gene encoding DNA starvation/stationary phase protection protein Dps, with protein sequence MTQFTIPGLTDKQGARLTELLQRQLSTYNDLHLTLKHVHWNVVGPNFIGVHEMIDPQVEAVRGFADDVAERIAALGGSPQGTPGAIIKDRTWDDYSVGRDTVQAHLAALDLVYTGVIEDIRKYIEETEELDPVTQDLLIDQAGNLEKFQWFVRAHLESAGGKLTHEGAATEKDAAGSARSAS encoded by the coding sequence ATGACACAGTTCACCATCCCAGGGCTCACCGACAAACAGGGAGCGCGGCTGACCGAACTGCTGCAAAGGCAATTGAGTACCTACAACGATCTTCACCTGACGCTCAAGCACGTTCACTGGAATGTGGTGGGGCCCAACTTCATCGGCGTGCACGAGATGATCGACCCGCAGGTGGAGGCCGTTCGCGGTTTCGCCGATGACGTCGCCGAGCGCATCGCCGCCCTCGGCGGATCACCCCAGGGCACGCCGGGAGCGATCATCAAAGACCGCACCTGGGACGACTACTCGGTCGGCCGCGACACCGTGCAGGCCCACCTGGCCGCGCTCGACTTGGTCTACACCGGCGTCATCGAGGACATTCGCAAGTACATCGAGGAGACCGAGGAGCTCGACCCGGTCACCCAGGATCTCTTGATCGACCAGGCCGGGAACCTGGAGAAGTTCCAGTGGTTTGTCCGCGCCCACCTGGAGAGCGCAGGCGGCAAGCTGACCCACGAGGGTGCCGCCACCGAGAAGGACGCCGCCGGCAGCGCGCGCAGCGCTTCCTAA
- a CDS encoding TetR/AcrR family transcriptional regulator, giving the protein MSSGVGRRPGRPPAAKADETRQRIMQAARLVFSERGYDGATFQAIAARADLTRPAINHYFSSKRVLYREVLEQTNEAIIGTGLKQAEREITLVGRLTTFISAAVRANSEHPSGSALIISAILESQRHPEWNRTENESVRIVREFLVRVVHDAIARGEVVADVDAPALVESLVVVLCGVGLYAGYVESYQQMLAVTGMLRQLLEGALWRPGS; this is encoded by the coding sequence ATGTCTTCAGGGGTGGGGCGCAGGCCAGGGCGCCCCCCTGCCGCCAAGGCCGATGAGACGCGGCAACGAATCATGCAGGCCGCTCGGCTGGTGTTCAGCGAACGCGGGTACGACGGCGCGACGTTTCAGGCGATCGCCGCTCGCGCCGATCTGACCCGTCCCGCGATCAACCATTACTTCTCCAGCAAGCGTGTCTTGTATCGCGAGGTGCTGGAGCAGACCAACGAAGCCATCATCGGGACCGGTCTCAAGCAGGCCGAGCGGGAAATCACATTGGTCGGGCGGCTGACGACATTCATCTCCGCGGCGGTGCGGGCCAATTCCGAGCATCCCTCGGGGTCGGCGCTGATTATCAGCGCAATACTCGAGTCGCAACGGCACCCGGAATGGAACAGAACCGAAAACGAGTCGGTGCGGATTGTTCGGGAATTCCTGGTGCGGGTCGTCCACGACGCGATCGCGCGCGGTGAGGTCGTCGCGGACGTCGACGCGCCGGCGTTGGTCGAGTCGCTGGTTGTCGTCCTGTGCGGGGTGGGCCTGTACGCCGGTTACGTGGAGAGCTACCAACAGATGCTCGCCGTGACCGGAATGCTGCGGCAGTTGCTGGAGGGCGCGCTCTGGCGGCCGGGGTCCTAG
- a CDS encoding class I SAM-dependent methyltransferase, giving the protein MRTHDDTWDIKTSVGSTAVMVAAARAVETERPDPLIRDPYAKLLVTNAGAGVLWEHMLDPDVAAKVEALDEEATAQLEHMRSYQAVRTHFFDTYFNDAVAAGIRQVVILASGLDSRAYRLDWPAGTVVYEIDQPQVLEYKSATLAEHGVTPSADRRAVAIDLRQDWPAALRAAGFDPAARTAWLAEGLLMYLPAEAQDRLFTQIGELSPPGSRVSAETAPAHADERRQQMRERFRKVADELGIEETVDVGELMYRDEHRADVTDWLNGHGWRARAQRSTDEMRRLGRWNENVPLADDDDAFSDFVIAERV; this is encoded by the coding sequence CTGCGCACCCACGACGACACCTGGGACATCAAGACCAGTGTCGGCAGCACGGCGGTGATGGTCGCCGCCGCCCGGGCCGTCGAAACCGAACGGCCCGACCCCCTCATCCGCGACCCGTACGCCAAGCTGCTGGTCACCAACGCCGGCGCCGGCGTGTTGTGGGAGCACATGCTGGATCCCGACGTCGCGGCCAAGGTGGAAGCCCTCGATGAAGAGGCCACGGCGCAGCTCGAACACATGCGCAGCTACCAGGCGGTGCGCACCCACTTCTTCGACACCTACTTCAACGATGCGGTCGCCGCCGGCATCCGGCAGGTCGTGATCCTGGCGTCCGGCCTGGATTCACGCGCGTACCGCCTCGACTGGCCCGCGGGCACCGTGGTGTACGAGATCGACCAGCCCCAGGTGCTCGAGTACAAGTCCGCAACGTTGGCGGAGCACGGGGTGACGCCCTCGGCCGACCGTCGCGCGGTGGCGATCGACCTGCGGCAGGACTGGCCGGCCGCGCTGCGCGCCGCGGGGTTCGACCCGGCGGCGCGTACCGCGTGGCTGGCCGAGGGTCTCCTGATGTACCTGCCGGCCGAGGCGCAGGACCGGCTGTTCACCCAGATCGGCGAGCTGAGCCCGCCCGGGAGCCGGGTGTCGGCGGAGACCGCGCCCGCGCACGCCGACGAGCGTCGGCAGCAGATGCGTGAGCGGTTCCGGAAGGTGGCCGACGAGCTCGGCATCGAAGAGACCGTCGACGTCGGGGAGCTGATGTACCGCGACGAGCACCGGGCGGACGTCACGGACTGGCTCAACGGCCACGGCTGGCGCGCGCGAGCGCAGCGCTCGACGGACGAGATGCGCCGGCTGGGCCGCTGGAACGAGAACGTCCCGCTGGCCGACGACGACGACGCCTTCTCCGACTTCGTCATCGCCGAGCGGGTGTAG
- a CDS encoding tyrosine-protein phosphatase: MGRATLRELPGAWNFRDVADGVGTLRPGRLFRSSELSRLEDDGRSTLRELGITDVADLRAAREVARRGPGRVPDGVDVHLLPFPDLADDAGEDDDAPHEHAFRQLMTNGEPDESINDTAARYMVDEYRQFPTRNGAQRALHRVVTLLAAGRPVLTHCFAGKDRTGFVVATVLETVGIDQDAIVADYLRSNDAVSELRGRISEMIQQRSETELTPEVMTFTEARLSDGVLGVRPEYLAAARQTIDEQFGSLDAYLSDAGITEADVDRLRQALLA, encoded by the coding sequence ATGGGTAGGGCGACCCTCCGGGAGTTGCCCGGCGCGTGGAACTTTCGCGACGTCGCCGACGGTGTGGGCACGCTACGGCCGGGCCGGCTGTTCCGGTCCAGCGAGCTGAGCCGCCTGGAAGACGACGGCCGGTCGACGTTGAGGGAGCTGGGCATCACCGACGTCGCCGACCTGCGCGCCGCCCGTGAGGTCGCCCGCCGGGGCCCCGGCCGGGTTCCGGACGGCGTCGACGTCCACCTGCTGCCCTTCCCGGACCTCGCCGACGACGCCGGTGAGGACGATGACGCCCCCCACGAGCACGCGTTCCGGCAACTGATGACCAACGGCGAGCCCGACGAGTCCATCAACGACACCGCCGCCCGTTACATGGTCGACGAGTACCGCCAGTTCCCCACCCGCAACGGCGCCCAGCGCGCGCTGCACCGCGTGGTCACGCTGCTGGCCGCCGGGCGGCCCGTCCTCACCCACTGCTTCGCGGGCAAGGACCGCACCGGCTTCGTGGTGGCGACGGTGCTGGAGACCGTCGGCATCGACCAAGACGCCATCGTCGCGGACTACCTGCGCAGCAATGACGCCGTGTCGGAGCTGCGGGGCCGGATCTCGGAGATGATCCAGCAGCGCTCGGAGACCGAGCTGACACCGGAGGTGATGACCTTCACCGAAGCGCGGCTGTCCGACGGTGTCCTCGGCGTCCGGCCCGAGTACCTGGCCGCGGCGCGCCAGACGATCGACGAGCAATTCGGTTCGCTGGACGCCTATCTGAGCGACGCGGGCATCACGGAGGCCGACGTGGATCGACTGCGCCAGGCGCTGCTCGCCTGA
- a CDS encoding nuclear transport factor 2 family protein translates to MTPFDDPQGELAWMFLQNTSEGGDLDEGFALLSDDFTYWSLVTRASCDKETFRRVVERRKRELEITLDLVRCVNEGETVVVEAQANGTTTAGVEYDSPFVCIFDTRDGLIVSMRLYSDTRAHEVALPGWIC, encoded by the coding sequence ATGACGCCGTTCGATGACCCGCAGGGCGAACTGGCCTGGATGTTTCTGCAGAATACGAGCGAGGGGGGCGACCTCGACGAGGGCTTCGCGCTGCTCAGCGACGACTTCACCTACTGGTCACTCGTCACGCGCGCCTCCTGCGACAAGGAGACCTTTCGGCGGGTGGTCGAGCGGCGCAAGCGCGAACTCGAGATCACCCTCGACCTGGTGCGTTGTGTCAACGAGGGGGAAACGGTGGTGGTCGAGGCACAGGCCAACGGCACCACCACCGCCGGCGTCGAGTACGACAGCCCGTTCGTCTGCATCTTCGACACCCGCGACGGGTTGATCGTCTCGATGCGGCTGTACAGCGATACCCGAGCCCACGAGGTCGCGCTGCCCGGGTGGATCTGCTAG
- a CDS encoding SDR family oxidoreductase, whose protein sequence is MPGVQDRVIVVTGAGGGLGREYALTLAREGASVVVNDLGGSRDGTGAGHNMADHVVNEIKDAGGRAVANYDSVADPEGAANIIKTALDEFGAVHGVVSNAGILRDGTFHKMTFENWDAVLKVHLYGGYNVLRAAWPHFREQSYGRVVVATSTSGLFGNFGQTNYGAAKLGLVGMINTLAQEGAKYNIHANAVAPIAATRMTEDILPKEVLEKLTPEYVAPVVAYLCTEENANNASVFVVGGGKVQRVALFQNEGANFDKPPSVEDVAAHWAEIDDLSAAKQANFKL, encoded by the coding sequence ATGCCCGGAGTGCAGGATCGCGTCATCGTCGTCACCGGAGCCGGTGGGGGACTGGGCCGTGAATACGCCCTGACCCTTGCCCGCGAGGGCGCCAGCGTCGTCGTGAACGACCTCGGCGGCTCCCGCGACGGCACCGGCGCCGGACACAACATGGCCGACCACGTCGTCAATGAGATCAAGGACGCGGGTGGCCGGGCGGTCGCCAACTACGACAGCGTCGCCGACCCCGAGGGCGCGGCCAACATCATCAAGACGGCGCTCGACGAGTTCGGCGCCGTCCACGGCGTGGTGAGCAACGCCGGGATCCTGCGTGACGGCACCTTCCACAAGATGACGTTCGAGAACTGGGACGCCGTGCTCAAGGTGCACCTGTACGGCGGCTACAACGTGCTGCGGGCCGCCTGGCCGCATTTCCGCGAGCAGAGCTATGGCCGGGTCGTCGTCGCCACCTCCACCAGCGGCCTGTTCGGCAACTTCGGGCAGACCAACTACGGCGCGGCGAAGCTCGGCCTGGTCGGCATGATCAACACGCTGGCGCAGGAGGGGGCGAAGTACAACATCCACGCCAACGCCGTCGCGCCGATCGCGGCGACCCGCATGACCGAGGACATCCTGCCCAAGGAGGTGCTCGAGAAGCTGACGCCCGAGTACGTCGCGCCGGTGGTGGCGTATCTGTGCACGGAGGAAAACGCCAACAACGCATCGGTTTTCGTCGTCGGCGGCGGAAAGGTCCAGCGGGTGGCGCTGTTCCAGAACGAGGGCGCCAACTTCGACAAGCCGCCGTCGGTGGAGGACGTCGCCGCGCACTGGGCGGAGATCGACGACCTCTCGGCGGCCAAGCAGGCCAACTTCAAGCTGTAG
- a CDS encoding aldehyde dehydrogenase family protein, translated as MTTESVTPKTSAANGAPAPQPANIPATVERLRKTFATGRTRDIEWRKRQLLQLAKLMEENEAAIAAALAEDLDRSPFEAFIADVATTAGEAKYAAKRVRRWTRRKYQLLEMPQLPGRGWIEFEPYGTVLIIGAWNYPFYLTLGPAVGAIAAGNAVILKPSEIAAASAHLMADLVPKYLDNDAIAVVEGDGSVSQELIAQGLDRVLFTGGTEIGRKVYEGAAPHLTPCTLELGGKSPVIVAADADVDVAAKRIAWMKLLNAGQTCVAPDYVLADAKIRDELVDKIGAAITKFTSDKPDGMRIVNQRQFDRISGYLAGGDGKVVVGGKCDPSSLRIQPAVVVDPDPNGPLMQNEIFGPVLPVITVQSLDDAIRFVNSRPKPLSAYLFTKTRETRERVIKEVPAGGMLVNHLAFQVSTAKLPFGGVGASGMGAYHGRYGFEEFSHRKSVLTKPTRPDLSSFIYPPYTPRAFKMARRMF; from the coding sequence ATGACCACCGAATCGGTTACACCCAAGACATCCGCCGCCAACGGCGCGCCGGCGCCGCAGCCGGCGAACATCCCCGCGACGGTCGAGCGGCTGCGCAAGACCTTCGCCACCGGGCGCACCCGCGACATCGAGTGGCGCAAACGGCAGTTGCTGCAGCTGGCCAAGCTGATGGAGGAGAACGAGGCGGCCATCGCGGCCGCTCTGGCCGAGGATCTGGACCGCAGCCCGTTCGAGGCGTTCATCGCCGACGTCGCGACCACGGCCGGCGAAGCGAAGTATGCGGCCAAGCGGGTGCGCAGGTGGACGCGCCGCAAATACCAGCTGCTCGAGATGCCGCAGCTGCCCGGCCGCGGATGGATCGAATTCGAGCCCTACGGCACCGTGCTGATCATCGGCGCGTGGAATTACCCGTTCTACCTGACCCTGGGGCCCGCGGTCGGCGCGATCGCCGCGGGCAACGCCGTCATTCTCAAGCCCTCGGAGATCGCCGCGGCGTCCGCGCACCTGATGGCCGACCTGGTGCCCAAATACCTCGACAACGACGCGATCGCCGTGGTCGAGGGCGACGGTTCGGTCAGCCAGGAGCTCATCGCGCAGGGCCTGGACCGCGTGCTGTTCACCGGCGGCACCGAGATCGGCCGCAAGGTCTACGAAGGCGCCGCGCCGCACCTGACGCCGTGCACGCTGGAACTCGGCGGCAAGAGCCCGGTGATCGTGGCGGCCGACGCCGACGTGGACGTCGCCGCGAAGCGGATCGCCTGGATGAAGCTGCTGAACGCCGGGCAGACCTGCGTCGCCCCCGACTACGTGCTGGCCGACGCCAAGATTCGTGACGAGCTGGTGGACAAGATCGGCGCGGCCATCACCAAGTTCACGTCGGACAAGCCCGACGGAATGCGGATCGTCAACCAGCGCCAGTTCGACCGGATCAGCGGCTACCTGGCCGGTGGCGACGGGAAGGTCGTCGTCGGCGGGAAGTGTGACCCGTCGAGCCTGCGCATCCAACCCGCCGTCGTGGTCGACCCCGACCCGAACGGCCCGCTGATGCAGAACGAGATCTTCGGGCCCGTCCTGCCGGTGATCACGGTCCAATCCCTCGACGACGCAATACGTTTCGTCAACTCCCGGCCCAAGCCGCTGTCCGCCTACCTGTTCACCAAGACTCGCGAGACCCGCGAACGGGTGATCAAGGAGGTGCCGGCCGGCGGCATGCTGGTCAACCACCTGGCCTTCCAGGTGTCGACGGCCAAGCTGCCGTTCGGCGGTGTCGGCGCATCGGGGATGGGCGCCTACCACGGGCGCTACGGCTTCGAGGAGTTCAGCCACCGCAAGTCGGTGCTGACCAAGCCGACCCGGCCCGACCTGTCGAGCTTTATCTACCCGCCGTACACCCCGCGGGCCTTCAAGATGGCCCGCCGAATGTTCTGA
- a CDS encoding chloride channel protein, translating into MGQKPTAAPLRRSRPVSNSLGRFAGWMRANRLGLFCVAIVVGLGAGLGAVAFRYLIYGFTWLATGHDEFGQEGWVGSNHLPWLGIGFFVVIPVVGGLLYGPLISRFAKEARGHGVPEVMIAVAENGGRIRPQVTVVKALASALCIGTGGSVGREGPIVQIGAAMASGFGQWVRMPENRLRVLVACGAAGGISATFNAPITGVFFAVELILRELSVEAIFTIMLSSMVADVVARVFFGSAPFLTELPAGIELNHIANYLLVALLAAIAGLIGILFKNVLYKTEDLCDRVWGGRPDWARPAVGGIVLGLLLLAVPQLYGVGYPVMYAAFAGHYALWFLLLLAAGKMLACSLTIGIGGSGGVFAPSLFVGATSGMAFGLFVQHTIGTAVGHPALYAIVGMGAVFASAARAPLTALASTVEMTGDFTLTLPVMLAVAVGTTVSRGLSYGTIYTTKLLRRGIDIDRPTPSNAFADLTAADAMHRFAVPVDLTSPVGNNDRDLTGLLGPVTRIREPQALFANDSLAQALRQLVLYGRDGLPVIDTEVRSVQGWLTNQNVLRALSAYFADAQPGVAAGHQAAEWADPQAAVPEHDPHSQLDGYCIVEHTLASDSAAVGRTLGDLEWPDGHFAVSVLHNRRLIDADATLRLAAGDRVNVLTPKNGAQHNDSTAN; encoded by the coding sequence ATGGGGCAAAAACCGACGGCCGCTCCGCTGCGCAGGAGCCGGCCGGTGTCCAACTCGCTGGGCCGGTTCGCCGGCTGGATGCGCGCGAACAGGCTCGGACTATTCTGCGTCGCGATCGTCGTCGGGCTCGGCGCCGGGCTTGGCGCGGTAGCGTTCCGGTACCTGATCTACGGATTCACCTGGTTGGCGACCGGGCACGACGAGTTCGGCCAAGAAGGTTGGGTGGGCTCCAACCATTTACCCTGGCTGGGAATCGGCTTCTTCGTAGTCATCCCCGTCGTCGGTGGCTTGCTGTACGGACCATTGATCTCGCGGTTCGCCAAGGAGGCTCGCGGCCATGGCGTACCAGAAGTCATGATCGCGGTCGCTGAGAACGGTGGCCGGATCCGACCGCAGGTGACGGTGGTGAAGGCGCTGGCTTCCGCGCTGTGCATCGGTACGGGCGGATCGGTCGGCCGCGAGGGGCCTATCGTGCAGATCGGCGCGGCGATGGCGTCCGGCTTCGGCCAATGGGTGCGGATGCCGGAGAACCGGCTGCGGGTGCTGGTGGCCTGCGGCGCCGCCGGCGGCATCTCGGCCACCTTCAACGCCCCCATCACCGGCGTCTTCTTCGCCGTCGAGCTGATCCTGCGCGAACTGTCCGTGGAGGCGATCTTCACGATCATGCTGTCGTCGATGGTCGCCGACGTCGTCGCCCGCGTGTTTTTCGGCTCGGCCCCCTTCCTGACCGAGCTGCCCGCCGGCATCGAACTGAATCACATCGCCAACTACCTGCTGGTGGCGCTCCTCGCGGCAATCGCGGGGCTCATCGGGATCCTCTTCAAGAACGTCCTGTACAAGACCGAGGACCTATGCGACCGGGTCTGGGGCGGGCGCCCCGACTGGGCGCGGCCGGCGGTCGGCGGGATCGTGCTCGGCCTGCTGCTGCTGGCGGTGCCGCAGCTCTACGGTGTCGGCTACCCGGTGATGTACGCCGCCTTCGCCGGCCATTACGCGCTGTGGTTCTTGCTGCTCCTCGCCGCCGGGAAGATGCTGGCGTGCAGCCTGACCATCGGCATCGGCGGATCGGGCGGTGTATTCGCTCCCTCGCTGTTCGTCGGGGCCACCTCGGGCATGGCGTTCGGGCTGTTCGTCCAGCACACGATCGGCACGGCCGTCGGGCACCCCGCCCTCTACGCCATTGTCGGCATGGGCGCCGTGTTCGCCTCGGCCGCGCGCGCCCCGCTCACGGCGCTGGCGAGCACCGTCGAGATGACCGGGGATTTCACCCTCACCCTGCCGGTCATGTTGGCCGTCGCCGTGGGCACGACGGTATCCCGCGGCCTTTCCTACGGCACCATCTACACCACCAAGCTGTTGCGCCGGGGCATCGACATCGACCGACCCACCCCCAGCAACGCCTTCGCCGACCTCACCGCGGCCGACGCGATGCACCGGTTTGCCGTTCCGGTGGATCTGACCAGCCCGGTCGGCAACAACGACCGCGACTTGACGGGCTTGCTCGGCCCCGTCACCCGCATCCGGGAACCGCAGGCGCTGTTCGCCAACGACAGCCTCGCTCAGGCCTTGCGCCAACTCGTGCTCTACGGCCGCGACGGCCTTCCGGTCATCGACACCGAGGTCCGGTCCGTCCAGGGTTGGCTGACAAATCAGAACGTGCTGCGAGCGCTCAGCGCCTACTTCGCCGACGCCCAGCCCGGCGTCGCGGCCGGCCACCAGGCCGCCGAATGGGCCGATCCGCAAGCCGCGGTCCCCGAACACGACCCGCACAGCCAGCTGGACGGGTACTGCATCGTCGAACACACCCTGGCGAGTGACTCGGCGGCCGTCGGCCGAACCCTAGGCGACCTCGAGTGGCCGGACGGTCACTTCGCCGTGTCGGTCCTGCACAACCGGCGGCTCATCGATGCCGACGCGACCCTGCGGCTTGCCGCAGGCGACCGGGTCAACGTTCTCACGCCCAAAAACGGCGCGCAACACAATGATTCGACGGCCAATTAG
- a CDS encoding class I SAM-dependent methyltransferase gives MTDLDESLPPSLRSAGDSWAITELVGATALGVAASRAAETAGRDPLIRDEFARVLVSSAGPAWARLTDPEMGWLDGDEQGRRAHRLGIDYQAVRTHFFDDYFADAASAGIRQVVILAAGLDARAYRLNWPDGTVVYEIDQPKVLEYKTGILQQQGAAPTAHRRPVAVDLRDDWPAALVAAGFDRTRPTAWLAEGLLPYLPSDAQDRLFELFTALSAPGSQVAIEAFGLNSRSNSQRRLRMRERLGLDVNVQALTYHEPDRSDAARWLSDHGWQVHTVDNRDEMARLGRPVPEDLAEDAVRSTLLRARLGEPTA, from the coding sequence ATGACTGATCTGGATGAGTCGTTACCGCCTTCCCTGAGATCTGCCGGCGACAGCTGGGCCATCACCGAACTCGTCGGTGCCACCGCGCTGGGCGTTGCGGCGTCGCGGGCGGCGGAAACCGCCGGACGCGACCCGCTGATCCGCGACGAGTTCGCGCGCGTGTTGGTCTCGTCGGCCGGTCCGGCATGGGCCCGGCTCACCGATCCAGAGATGGGCTGGCTCGACGGCGATGAGCAGGGACGCCGCGCGCATCGCCTCGGCATCGACTATCAGGCGGTGCGGACCCACTTCTTCGACGACTACTTCGCGGACGCCGCGTCGGCCGGGATTCGCCAGGTGGTCATCCTGGCCGCCGGGCTGGACGCGAGGGCCTACCGCCTGAACTGGCCGGACGGCACCGTCGTCTACGAGATCGACCAGCCCAAGGTGCTCGAGTACAAGACCGGCATTCTGCAGCAGCAGGGCGCCGCACCCACTGCACACCGCCGTCCGGTCGCTGTCGACTTGCGCGACGACTGGCCGGCGGCGCTGGTCGCCGCGGGATTCGACCGGACCCGCCCGACCGCCTGGCTGGCCGAGGGCCTGCTCCCGTACTTGCCAAGCGACGCGCAAGACCGCCTCTTCGAACTCTTCACCGCCCTCAGCGCCCCGGGCAGCCAGGTCGCCATCGAGGCGTTCGGCCTGAACTCCCGGAGCAATTCGCAGCGCCGGCTGCGGATGCGGGAACGGCTCGGCCTGGATGTCAACGTGCAGGCGCTGACCTATCACGAACCGGACCGGTCGGACGCGGCCCGGTGGCTGAGCGACCACGGCTGGCAGGTACACACCGTGGACAACCGCGACGAAATGGCCCGGCTGGGCCGCCCGGTTCCCGAAGACCTGGCCGAAGATGCGGTGCGCAGCACGTTGCTGCGGGCGCGTCTCGGCGAGCCGACCGCCTGA